Below is a genomic region from Bifidobacterium crudilactis.
GCAGCCGCTGTTCATCGCTCTCGATGGGGTAACCGACCCGCAGAATCTCGGTGCCGTCATTCGCTCCGCAGCTGCTTTCGGTGCCTCCGGCGTGATACTTCCGGAACGTCGCAGCGCTTCAGTCACGTCAACCGCGTGGAAGGTCTCCGCCGGCGCGGCGGCACACATGCCCGTAGCCCGTGTGGTGAACCTCACCAAGGCGCTTCAGGGCCTGAAGGAAAACGGATACTACGTCGTTGGCCTCGATGGCGGCGGCGACTCGATGGTCGGCGAGACGGGCTTCGAAAAGGATCCGCTGGTGGTCGTGCTCGGTTCCGAGGGAAGCGGACTGAGTCGTTTGGTTCGCGAGAATTGCGATGCGATTGCGGGAATCCCCATCACCAATATGGTGGAATCCCTCAACGCCTCGGTCGCCGCCGGCATCAGCCTGTATGCCGTCGCCAACGCACGTCGCAAAGCTGCCGCCAAACTGTAATGAGTGACGTTAAGCGGCTCTTCACATTTCGGCATGTAAAGACCCAATGTAAGGGTCCAATAAGATAACTGCACTAAAAGGACAGCAATCCCGGATTTTTTTACGAAATTGCTGTCCTTTTAGTGCAGTTATCTGACCACGGCCCCGAACACACCGCCCGAGTCGAGTTGATGTTCAGCGCGCCGCGGCTGAACATCAACTCGACCAAACAGCCGCGTCGGGGTCGTCTTCGGGGTTGTAGTAGGAAGCGTCGTCATCGACCACGCCGGAATCGGCTTCCGAATTGATGTCCTCCATGGCTTGGGCATCGAGTTTGTATTGGGGCAGCACCTTTTGGATGTAGCTTTCCACCGCCTCCGCCATCGGAATATCATGACCCGCTTTCTCGGCCAGATACCAGCGATGCGTAAGAATCTCATGGAAGAACTGGGCTGGCTGGATCTGCGAGCGATACTCCTGAGGAATCATGCGAACGGTGGGTTCGAACATTTCTCGCATCCAGTCAGTGGCCACAATCTCTAGATCTTCGCCCTGCCTCCAAGTGGAGGCCCTGTAGGCATCGAGGTCATTGAGCAATCGGCGCGCCTGATTCTCCTGCACATCCAATCCGGTGAGCCGCAGCAGTTTCCGGGAGGCATAGCCCGCGTCTACCACTCGCGGACGCACGAGCACACGATTGCCGTCGGTGTCGGTCTTCATCTCCAATTCATCCACATCGAAGCCCAACTCGTTGAGCTTGTTGACTCGTTGCTCGATTTTCCACATCTCATTCGGGCTGAAGCTATCCACATCGGTGAGTGCGCTCCACAGCGAATGATACCGCTCGGCAAGCCTGTTGCCGACCTCGACTTCATCCACCTCGGCGGGCAGAAGATTGCCTGAATTCAGATCCATCAATTCGCCGATGATATTCGTTCGTGCAAGATCGATATCGTATTCCCGTTGCCCATTGGTGAGATTCGCATGAAGATCACCGGTTTCGGCATCGACCAGGAAGGCCGCGAAAGAATCCGCATCCCTGAGGAAGAGCACATTCGACAACGACACGTCACCCCAGTAGAAACCCATCAGATGCAGGCGAACCATCAGGACCGCCAAGGCGTCAATCAACCGTTCAGCGGTATCGGGACGAAGGTTACGGGCGAAGAGCGCACGATACGGCAGTGAGAACTTCAGATGTCTGGTGACCAGAATGGCCTCCAGCGGCTCACCCTCCGGGGTGCGTCGGCCGGTGACGACCGCAACGGGCGATACGGTGGGTAATTCGAGCATCTGCAGACGCCTGAGCAACTCGTATTCCCGCTCGGCGACCGACTGGGTGATTTCCTTCATGGCATAGACTTCATCGCCGACGTGCACGAATCTCACCACGTGCCTGGAGATGCCACGAGGAAGGTTGGCGAGCAGCTCAGCGGGCCACTGCACCAATGGCTTGTGCCACGGCAGAGTGAACATCGCGGGATTCGAGCTTGCCGCGGTTATCCTCAAGGCCTGCGGGGTTGCGGAGCTGTCCTCATCTCTTGCCTTCACGGAGGTCGCCTGCAAGGCACGAGGGTCCATTTGTGAGAGTTTCGCTTCATCCATAGCATTCAATGTATCCTGCTCAGTGGTCACCGGTGTAATCCCTCGTCGTTTCGTGATAATTCTTCGCTTTCCATGGACTTCATAGCAGCTCCCACAACCAGCCGACACGCTTTCGCATACCGCGGCAGCATTCGCAATTGCGAGGAGCCTCCCGGTACAGCGACGGACACCTGGGCGCTCCCGACGGGTATGGAAAACCCCCGCACAAGTGCGGGGGTCCACGGCTGGCAGCGCAGAGAATCCGGAACGCTTCAGCCACAACGGTTCAGGAATCTCGACAATCCCCGAACCTGCTACTAGTTGAGACGCAGTTCGCTTGAAGGAGCGAAGAGGTGCATCTTGGCGGGATCGATGTGAATCTTCACGGTATCGCCCACACCAGGCAATTCGCGAGGAGACACACGGACCGTGGTCATCTTGTTCTGATCAGACATCATCGTGGACTCTTCCGCGCTGGAATTATCCGTCAGAATGTGACCGTAGATGTATCCGTCCGAACCGAGATCCTCGACGTTGATGACCTTGAGCGAGAAGGCATCGGGATCCGCAGGGCTTGCCAAGGAGGCATCCTCGGGACGGAAGCCGAGAACGATCTTGCCGTTGTCCTCAGCGGTCAGCTTGTTCACCGCTTCAGCCGGAAGGCTGATGGTGTCGTCGCCAATCTTCGCCTGACCATTGACCACCGGATGAACGTTCAGGTTCATTGAAGGTGAGCCGATGAATCCGGCGACAAAGACGTTTGCCGGGCGATCGTACAGCTCGGTAGGACGTCCGACCTGCTGCAACAGACCCAGCTTGATGACAGCGATGCGATCGCCCATCGTCAGAGCCTCGGTCTGGTCGTGGGTCACATAGAGTGTGGTGACACCCAGCTGACGCTGCAGAGCAGCGATCTGCGTACGTGTCTGCACACGGAGCTTTGCATCCAAATTGGAAAGCGGCTCATCCATGAGGAATACCTTCGGCTCACGAACGATTGCGCGCCCCATGGCGACACGCTGACGCTGACCACCGGAAAGAGCCTTCGGCTTGCGGTCGAGATACTCGGTGAGATCCAGGATCTCAGCCGCCTTCTCCACACGCTTGCGAATTTCATCCTTCGGCGTTCCAGCAATCTTGAGCGCGAAGCCCATGTTGTCGGCAACGGTCATATGAGGATACAGAGCGTAGTTCTGGAACACCATTGCGATGTCGCGATCCTTGGGCTGCATCGTGGTGACATCTTTGCCACCGATGAGGATACGGCCCTTGTTGACCTCTTCCAGACCAGCAAGCATGCGCAGAGTCGTTGACTTTCCGCAACCTGAAGGACCGACGAGGACCAGGAACTCACCATCTTTGATTTCCATGTTGAGATCGTCTACCGAGGGCTTATCGTTGCCCGGGTAGATACGTGTAACATGCTCGAATACCACTTCAGCCATGTTGTTCATCCTTTCATCGGCAGGTACGTGCCGAACGATCCGTAGTGAAGGGTTTCACTGTTCTGCCGCTGAACTGGCATCGACGACTATGAAGACGCATGCACAACGACACTTGGTTATTGGTGGTTCGCCGAAGAAAACTCTCCCTTGAGCCAAAACTCACTATACACCATGAATATTGTCCCGGCGCGGCGCATACAAACCCTTGATATTGCAACGCTTTAAACGTTTGCCCCGTCCATGGGGGCCACCTGCTCCCGATGCCTGCCAGCAGGGGGAACGATCCGCCGGCAATCACGCGAACTTGCCTGAACGATGGAGACATGGAGAAGCCTGAGCCTTCGTCAATGATATGGGGGCACAATAGAGCCTATGAGCGATCTGAGCGTATTGAACCTGACTCCCGGCCAACAAGTCGGCGGTTACACACTCGTCGCACGTCTCGGCGGCGGGGCTATGGGCTCCGTCTGGAGCGTTACGGACGATGGCGGCCAGATGTACGCAATGAAGATTCTCAGAGATTCCCTGAACGACCAGAACGACCGGACTGACGAATCCGATGCTTCAGATTCCCGCGACCACGATTCCGAAGGATACGAGAGGGTCAACGCCCGCGAGCGCCTGCGTCGTGAAGCCTTGGCCCTTCGAAAAATCAACCATCCGGGGGTCTGCAACATCGTGGATATGGAACTCGACGATGCCTTGGCGTTCATCGTGACCGAGCTCATCGAAGGCAAGACCCTGCGCGACGACGTCGCCGCGAACGGCCGCTATACGGGCGATGATCTGGAACGCCTCTCGCGCAAACTCATGGATGCCGTGCGCGCGGTCCATGCGGCGGGAATCGTGCATAGAGATATCAAACCGACCAATGTCATGATCTCATCCCGAGGTCCGGTGCTCGTCGATTTCGGCATCGCGATGGGTGCAGGCGAAAGCCACGTCACCCGTACCGGTCTGGTCATGGGCACTCCCGGCTTCATAGCACCGGAAATCATCGACGGCGAGGAATCTGATGCCGGTGCCGACTGGTGGAGCACTGCGGCGGTTCTGGCCTTCGCCGCGACAGGCAAGGCGGTATTCGGAGTGAAACCGATGATGGCGGTTCTGGAGAGAGCCGCTTCCGGAAACGCCGATCTCAGCGGCCTGCCTACAGGAACACTGACGGCATTTCGCAAAGCGCTCGCACCGAAGCGACGGGACCGTTGCTCACCTGACGAGCTGCTGCGCGCGATCACGCTTGATGCGATGGTGCCTGAACTCTGGCAGACCGATGTCGCTCAAGAACACCAAAGTCCGGATACCCCCTCCGAGAATTCCCACGCCGGGGACTCCGGCGCCTCGAATGATGCGAACCCCTCAGAGACGGCGGTGATGCGCCCTTTTGGAGGAAGCTCCTCAGGCACTGAAACGCTGCCCGCTCTGGCCGGCAACACCGTGCCGTTGGAAGCGGAACGAGCCTCGGCGAACAATCCGCGCCGTCTGTGGGAACGTCAGGAAGCTCCCGATGCGGATAGCGACGACGACGAAACGGCGATTTTCGCGCCGACGACCGCGACGATGCCGCAATCGCAATTCGGGCAGATGAACACAGATGATGCCGGCGACCATACGGCGGTACTGAACGGCGCATTCCCGCAGAATCTCGAATCGGCGGATAGCGGCACGATGGATGATGCAGGTAGGGCATCAGAAACGACGATAGGAATGCCACCGACTGTGCCTGAGGCAGACTGGCGGCCTGACACCCCGACTTCGGCTTATCCTCCGTATCTGCAGGATTCGGATGCGGAAGATGATGTTGCCGCACAGCCACGCACCTTCACCGAAGCATGCGCGGTGTTTCGCAGTCGCGGAAATCTCGTTATCGTGTGCGTAGGCATTCTGCTCGCAGTGATAGCCGCATCTCTGCCAACCGTGGCTATGATGCTCTGCGCCCTGGTGCTCTGGTCAAGCTGCACGCAGGGGATGCTCAGCGAGGCTCGTCTGAGCCGCCAGGAACGCCGAGGCGGGCGATTTACTCGCGCCGATGGCATATTGAGCCTCACCTCCTTGCCCTGGTACCTGCTCAAAAGCCTGATATTGGCGATTCCCCGCCTGCTGTTGTCACTGCTTATCGTGGTGATTATCGTGACCTGTGTCGCCGTACTGTGGGATATGCCGGGCATCACCGGCTCCTTCAACGCGTTCGGCATAGTCGTCCACGTCCCCTTGTTAGGGGGAAAACCTCTTGGCGCTTCGGGCCTCACACTCGGACTTGCCGTATGCATCTCCTGGCTCGTGGTCTGCATCAGTCCGAAATCCGATACCTTGAAGCTCGGAGCCGGGCGCTTGCTGACGCGCTATCAGGGAATATTCGATGCCGAAAGCGAACACGAGGCAGAAAGCCAAGGCAGACGACTGCTCATCATGCTGCTGGCATGCCTTATCGTCATCATCGCCGCAATCGCCGTGGCTGCAAGCAAACAGTCGGTAGATTGGACCCCTATCCCGCTTCTGGAATCGTAGCCGCCGACGGCGCGATGTGCTTCTGGACCGCAATATTCACATGGAAACGAGATGTGGGTACAGTACACTTATGCCGGATTCTTCGAAAGGACCGCAATGTCTCAGAACCCCAACACACGACCGGGCAGCAAGGAAAACGGCAAGCGATCGGCGCGCGAGCAGCGCAAGGCCGAGCAACTGGCCGAACAACAGGCTCAGGCAGCCAAACTCGCGAAAGAACGCAAACAGCAAACACTGATAGGCATCATCGTCGTTGTCGTCGTAGTGGCTCTGGTGGCGGTCGCCGGTTTCGCCATCTGGCGAGCTACACGGCCAGTCAGCACGGCAGACGCCGATAAGGCGTACGAAGCCGTTCAGTCCGTTGAAACGAAACCGTCGGATGCAAATGCGAAAGGCGGCTTCCTGATTTCCAAGAACGGACTGAACAAGAAGGTCGCCGACGTACCGACCGTGGAGGAGTACATGGACTTCCTCTGCCCGGGATGCGGCTCATTCAACCGTGCCGTGGATTCCTCCTTGCAGAAGATGGTCGCGGCAGGGCAGATCAACCTCGTGGTGTACCCGAACGCCTTCCTCGACAGCCTCTCCACCGATGAGTATTCGACGAGGGCGGCAAGCGCCGCGGCATACATCGCCCAGAACGACCCCGAGCATCTCCTGGCATTCATTGCCGACATGTTCGCCGAAGACTTCCAGCCGAGCGAATCCAACTATAAAGCGGTCAGCGACAAGCAGATTCAACAGGTCGCCATCAAGGCAGGAGTCAATGAATCCGTGGCCAAGAAGTCCACCGACGGCACCTACAAGACCTGGATCACCAAGGTATCCGCATACTCCCCCTTGCGTCAGGAACTGTGGAACGTCTCAGGCAGCACCAAAGGACAGATGACAACTCCGACGGTCCGCATCAACAGCAATTACTGGGATATGAATTCCGTCAGTTCCTCTGGTCTCGATACCGGTTCCGCCCTGCTCAAGGCACTCGGTCTGTCATCGACCGATGTCGGTCAGGAAGGTGTGCTGCCTTCGATCGGGGCATCGGGAAAGCCCGTATCACTGAGCTGACGGCCAGCCACGACCCTTGTCCGCGATAACCGCTTCGACCCGAAGAACCCTCCTGAATACGGGAGCGGCACTTCGGGTCGAAGTCATTCAAGGGTACTGCTATGCTTGTCACTTGTCCGTTCGACGAGTGCGCAGCCCGTCGATGTTGAGACAGGCCTCCTTAGCTCAGCTGGCCAGAGCAGCCGCCTTGTAAGCGGCAGGTCGTCAGTTCGACTCTGACAGGAGGCTCTTTACATGTCACGCCCGAAAACTTCTTGTCAGAATGTTCGGCAACAACCTCGCAGCGGCTCTCGTCAGCTCAATGGCACATCGGTATTCCAGAAACAGCTCGCCATATTTCTCGAAGCGCGAAACACGGTGTTCTAATTTATACATAGAGTGCAGTATGATAATAATAGTTGTTGGGAATTATGAACAGTTGTTTCTTGAGTAAGCACACCGAAGCCCTTCCCCCAACAACGGCTTCGGTAAGGGTGCCCGGGCTTTCCCCCAACCTGCTCGGTGCATCCGTTGGGGGCGGGAGCATCCCCTTCATTCCCGCCCCCTCTTCTTTTTCTCGCATCCCAAGCTGGTTTTCCCACGTTGAATTAGATAACTGCATCACGAGGACAGCAACGTGGCAAAAAAATCTCGGAAGAACTGTCCTTGTGATGCAGTTATCGTAATGGGTGGGCAGTTTTCCTCCAACTCGCTGCGCTCTTCCCAGAATAAATGTGGAAGTTTCTTCCCCTAACGCTCATCCCGCCCCGAAACGACCGGCAAACGGTTAGAATCGCAACAGTTAGTGCTGCTATATGCACGGAGGAGGAATCTGGATGGCTAAACGCTGGACACCTGATCGCTTTGTCACGCGTCGGCGTATTCGGGTGATGGCATGCTCGATTATCGTCGCCGTTTCCTCAGTACTGTATTTCGGGGTGGCCGCACGGAAAACCGTGGCACTGTCCATCAACGGAGAGACCGAAACCGTGCAAACCTACGCCATGAGCATCGACCGTCTCCTGGAGCAACAGGGAGTGAAGGTCAAAACCCATGATTTCATCGACTCCACGTCCGGGGAAATGCTGACGAATCATTCAGTGGTGACCGTACGCAGTGCATATCAGACGACCATCAACATCGACGGCACCGAGGTTCCGTTCTGGACGGTCGCGACCAGTGCCGAGCAACTGTTGGGCTTCTTCCAGGAGAATGAGCACAACGCCTCCAAAGTCAGCGTCGACATCAAGAACGTCTACAACCAGCTCACCGGAGGCCTTGTCATCAATCGAAAGGGCCCGGTAACCGTCATCGCTGACGGCAAGAGCTCCGTCGCGCCGGACGGGAAGCTGCCGGCAGCATCGATTCTGGATTCCAAAGGCATCGTTCTCGGAAAACAGGACCGCGTCAGCATAGAAACCGACAACGGCGAGACGGTGCTTCGCGTAAAGCGTGTAACACAAAGCGAGACCACCAATATCAAGGCCACACCTCATGGCACGCAGACCGTTGTCGACAATACGCTTTCACCGGGGGAAACGGTGATCCGTCAGACCGGAAAGGACGGCGAGAACAAGGAGACCTACAACACCACCTTTGTCGATGGCGTCGCCGAGAGCTCAACGCTAATCAAGTCGGAAACGCTCAGCGTGCCATTGGATACGGTGGTTGCCGTCGGACCTGCCGAAAGCAGCACTCCATCCGACAGTTCCTCCGCCTCCGGCGACGACAGCACATCGACTTCGTCTCCCACGCCAAGCCAGAGTTCAAGCGAGACCTCGACGGACACTCAAAGCCCGGCACCCAGCAAGTCCACACCTTCTTCTTCGTCCGCGAAACCCACATCAACCCCATCGACGTCCAAACCGAGCACATCGACACCAACATCGACACCAGCTCCAAGCAAAACGGCGACCAGCACGCCCACCAATTCAGGAGGCTCCTCAGGCGGGTCATCCGGTGGCTCCTCAGGCGGCTCTTCGGCATCAGGTCGGCTTTGGCACCCCACCGTGGCACAGGCGCAAGCCTATGCGGCCGGGGCTGCGGCGCAACGCGGATGGACGGGGTCGCAATGGACTGATTTGGTCTGGCTCTGGAACAAGGAATCCGGGTGGAGATGGAACGCCGACAACCCAACATCTGATGCCTACGGCATCCCTCAATCACTTCCTGGTTCAAATATGGGCACGGGATGGCAGGATGACGGCGCAGTGCAGATCGATTGGGGGCTGCGATACATCGCTCAACGCTACGGAAGCCCTACGCAGGCCAAGGCGTACTGGCTGAAACACAACTGGTACTGAACGAGAGCCAATGACCGAAACAAGCATCCCTGCCGCACACGCCACAACGAAGGTGACACCGGTAGAAGAAACACAGAGCAACTTGCTCGGAGCCGCTGACATTCGTCGAATCGCAGCCGAGGCGGGCATCAGCCCCACCAAGAAACTGGGTCAGAACTTCGTCATCGATCCCGGTACCGTCCGTAAAATCGTTCGAGAATCCGGAATCGGCAGCGACGACCTCGTTCTGGAAGTGGGCCCTGGGCTCGGCTCTCTGACCTTGGGAATTCTGGAAGTCGGAGCTCACCTGACTGCCGTGGAGATAGACCCGCCTTTGGCCGCACGCCTGCCGTCAACCGTGAGCGAGTACAACAGGGACGGTGCCAATCGTCTGAACATCGTGAATCAGGATGCTTTGCTGCTCCAAGATACGAATCTGCCGGCAGAGTATGGCACCACGGACTTCACACTCGTCGCCAACCTTCCCTATAACGTTGCGACACCGATTCTGTTGACCCTCCTCGAACGCTTTCCGCACTTGACCCGCTTTCTAGTCATGGTGCAGAAGGAAGTCGCAGACCGTCTGGTCGCATCGCCCGGCACGAAGATATACGGCACACCAAGCGCGAAACTCGCATGGTACGGCACCGCAAAGCGTGCCGGAACGATAGGTCGCAACGTATTCTGGCCCGCCCCGAATGTCGATTCCGCCCTGGTCCTGTTCACCCGCGACAAGGCTGAAGCACGCGACATGAATTCGAGAGCCTCCGTATTCGACCTCATCGACGCAGCCTTCCAGCAACGGCGCAAGACCTTGCATGCCGCCCTCAGACAACGGGTCGGCGACCAGGCATATGCCCTTTCGGGAATAGATCCGACCCGTAGAGGCGAAACCCTTGGCATCGATGAATTCATGCGACTCAATGCCGCTGCGAAAAGGGCAGGTGAGTGACCACCGGCACCTCGTCACCGGGAGCCGGTGGCCCCATCACCGATACGGTCGTGGTCCATTGCCCGGCGAAAACCAACCTGGAGCTCAGAGTGGGTGCCGCCCGCACCGAAATCGGCAATCGTCATCCGCTGCGGACACTGTATTGTGCGCTCAGCCTCGCAGACTCCGTACGACTGACCAGACGCCCGGAAGGCTCAGGAGTCTCGCTGGCTTTGCAGGGTCCGCACCTGGGTGGTCTTTCCGTTTCAGGACCTTCGGCATACCGGAATCATGCGGTCAGGGCGCTGCTAGCAGCTGCGGAGGCATACGGCAGACTACCGGATGTCGCGATTTCCATCACCAAACGCATCCCGGTCGGCGCGGGACTGGGCGGAGGCTCCGCAGATGCCGCCGGCGTGCTACTCGGTGTGAACGCTCTTTGGCAACTTCACGAACCCCCGGCCGCGTGGGAGACGATAGCTTCCGGGCTCGGTGCAGACATGCCCTTCTGTCTCCACGGCGGTCTGGCATACGGCAGCGGCTACGGCGAAACCATCACATTGGTGGAGGATTCGTCTGAGGTCGCGCAACATTACCGTTCTCTCGGGCTGCTTGGTGAGACACTGATAGGTGCTTATCGACAGCAATTGCCGACTGCGGAGGTATACGCGGCCTTCGATCGGCTGGGTTCCTGCCCAGATGATACGAATGACCTGCAACGTGCCTCGTTAACGCTGCACCCCCGGTCACGGGAGGCAATCGACCTCGCCCTCGGCGCGGGCGCCCGGCACGCATTCGTCTCGGGTTCCGGCCCATCGGTGATCGCATGCGTAGACGGTGGAGGAGTCGCGGATGCGGTTCGGCAGGCTTGGCTCGAAGGCGGGGCGGTGGATTGGATTCACCAAGCGGAGAGCCCGGCATGGCCTTATGTCGAATGAAGTGGGGCGCGCACTGATGAGTCAGCACTGGTGAGTCAGCACTGGTGAGTCAGCACTGGTGAGTCAGCAAGTAAGGATAAGGTGTATGCAGAAAGATTGCGGAAGGGTTAGAGTATGACGATTCCTGAGCCGTTCGATGAACGCGAGGCACGCAAGCAGTTTGTTCGCAGGCGCCAGAAACTGGTTTTCACCATCGCCGTGGCGGCACTCGTCGCGGTTACGGTTGTCTGCGCGCTGTTCATTCTTGGCGCACTTGGCAAGACTCCACAGAAAACCGCCGCGCAGCAACCGAATTACGGTGTCGCCGTCCCATGCGCACCGGCCAATTCAACCGTCGCCAACCACCCGAACGTCGCGGTCCGCGTGCTCAACGGTACCGACAAGTCCGGCCTGGGCACTGCAGTCATGGAAGCGCTGAGCAACAGAGGCTTCAGCATGACGGGTAGCGGCGACTACCCGAGCAAGGTCGAGGTGCAGCGCACCGAGATTCTCTTCGGCAAGAACAATATCGCCAAGGCCTACACCGTTGCGGCCCAGTTCAACGATGCCAT
It encodes:
- a CDS encoding DUF4032 domain-containing protein; protein product: MDPRALQATSVKARDEDSSATPQALRITAASSNPAMFTLPWHKPLVQWPAELLANLPRGISRHVVRFVHVGDEVYAMKEITQSVAEREYELLRRLQMLELPTVSPVAVVTGRRTPEGEPLEAILVTRHLKFSLPYRALFARNLRPDTAERLIDALAVLMVRLHLMGFYWGDVSLSNVLFLRDADSFAAFLVDAETGDLHANLTNGQREYDIDLARTNIIGELMDLNSGNLLPAEVDEVEVGNRLAERYHSLWSALTDVDSFSPNEMWKIEQRVNKLNELGFDVDELEMKTDTDGNRVLVRPRVVDAGYASRKLLRLTGLDVQENQARRLLNDLDAYRASTWRQGEDLEIVATDWMREMFEPTVRMIPQEYRSQIQPAQFFHEILTHRWYLAEKAGHDIPMAEAVESYIQKVLPQYKLDAQAMEDINSEADSGVVDDDASYYNPEDDPDAAVWSS
- a CDS encoding ABC transporter ATP-binding protein; its protein translation is MAEVVFEHVTRIYPGNDKPSVDDLNMEIKDGEFLVLVGPSGCGKSTTLRMLAGLEEVNKGRILIGGKDVTTMQPKDRDIAMVFQNYALYPHMTVADNMGFALKIAGTPKDEIRKRVEKAAEILDLTEYLDRKPKALSGGQRQRVAMGRAIVREPKVFLMDEPLSNLDAKLRVQTRTQIAALQRQLGVTTLYVTHDQTEALTMGDRIAVIKLGLLQQVGRPTELYDRPANVFVAGFIGSPSMNLNVHPVVNGQAKIGDDTISLPAEAVNKLTAEDNGKIVLGFRPEDASLASPADPDAFSLKVINVEDLGSDGYIYGHILTDNSSAEESTMMSDQNKMTTVRVSPRELPGVGDTVKIHIDPAKMHLFAPSSELRLN
- a CDS encoding serine/threonine-protein kinase; the encoded protein is MEPMSDLSVLNLTPGQQVGGYTLVARLGGGAMGSVWSVTDDGGQMYAMKILRDSLNDQNDRTDESDASDSRDHDSEGYERVNARERLRREALALRKINHPGVCNIVDMELDDALAFIVTELIEGKTLRDDVAANGRYTGDDLERLSRKLMDAVRAVHAAGIVHRDIKPTNVMISSRGPVLVDFGIAMGAGESHVTRTGLVMGTPGFIAPEIIDGEESDAGADWWSTAAVLAFAATGKAVFGVKPMMAVLERAASGNADLSGLPTGTLTAFRKALAPKRRDRCSPDELLRAITLDAMVPELWQTDVAQEHQSPDTPSENSHAGDSGASNDANPSETAVMRPFGGSSSGTETLPALAGNTVPLEAERASANNPRRLWERQEAPDADSDDDETAIFAPTTATMPQSQFGQMNTDDAGDHTAVLNGAFPQNLESADSGTMDDAGRASETTIGMPPTVPEADWRPDTPTSAYPPYLQDSDAEDDVAAQPRTFTEACAVFRSRGNLVIVCVGILLAVIAASLPTVAMMLCALVLWSSCTQGMLSEARLSRQERRGGRFTRADGILSLTSLPWYLLKSLILAIPRLLLSLLIVVIIVTCVAVLWDMPGITGSFNAFGIVVHVPLLGGKPLGASGLTLGLAVCISWLVVCISPKSDTLKLGAGRLLTRYQGIFDAESEHEAESQGRRLLIMLLACLIVIIAAIAVAASKQSVDWTPIPLLES
- a CDS encoding DsbA family protein codes for the protein MSQNPNTRPGSKENGKRSAREQRKAEQLAEQQAQAAKLAKERKQQTLIGIIVVVVVVALVAVAGFAIWRATRPVSTADADKAYEAVQSVETKPSDANAKGGFLISKNGLNKKVADVPTVEEYMDFLCPGCGSFNRAVDSSLQKMVAAGQINLVVYPNAFLDSLSTDEYSTRAASAAAYIAQNDPEHLLAFIADMFAEDFQPSESNYKAVSDKQIQQVAIKAGVNESVAKKSTDGTYKTWITKVSAYSPLRQELWNVSGSTKGQMTTPTVRINSNYWDMNSVSSSGLDTGSALLKALGLSSTDVGQEGVLPSIGASGKPVSLS
- a CDS encoding aggregation-promoting factor C-terminal-like domain-containing protein, with product MAKRWTPDRFVTRRRIRVMACSIIVAVSSVLYFGVAARKTVALSINGETETVQTYAMSIDRLLEQQGVKVKTHDFIDSTSGEMLTNHSVVTVRSAYQTTINIDGTEVPFWTVATSAEQLLGFFQENEHNASKVSVDIKNVYNQLTGGLVINRKGPVTVIADGKSSVAPDGKLPAASILDSKGIVLGKQDRVSIETDNGETVLRVKRVTQSETTNIKATPHGTQTVVDNTLSPGETVIRQTGKDGENKETYNTTFVDGVAESSTLIKSETLSVPLDTVVAVGPAESSTPSDSSSASGDDSTSTSSPTPSQSSSETSTDTQSPAPSKSTPSSSSAKPTSTPSTSKPSTSTPTSTPAPSKTATSTPTNSGGSSGGSSGGSSGGSSASGRLWHPTVAQAQAYAAGAAAQRGWTGSQWTDLVWLWNKESGWRWNADNPTSDAYGIPQSLPGSNMGTGWQDDGAVQIDWGLRYIAQRYGSPTQAKAYWLKHNWY
- the rsmA gene encoding 16S rRNA (adenine(1518)-N(6)/adenine(1519)-N(6))-dimethyltransferase RsmA, with the protein product MTETSIPAAHATTKVTPVEETQSNLLGAADIRRIAAEAGISPTKKLGQNFVIDPGTVRKIVRESGIGSDDLVLEVGPGLGSLTLGILEVGAHLTAVEIDPPLAARLPSTVSEYNRDGANRLNIVNQDALLLQDTNLPAEYGTTDFTLVANLPYNVATPILLTLLERFPHLTRFLVMVQKEVADRLVASPGTKIYGTPSAKLAWYGTAKRAGTIGRNVFWPAPNVDSALVLFTRDKAEARDMNSRASVFDLIDAAFQQRRKTLHAALRQRVGDQAYALSGIDPTRRGETLGIDEFMRLNAAAKRAGE
- a CDS encoding 4-(cytidine 5'-diphospho)-2-C-methyl-D-erythritol kinase, whose translation is MTTGTSSPGAGGPITDTVVVHCPAKTNLELRVGAARTEIGNRHPLRTLYCALSLADSVRLTRRPEGSGVSLALQGPHLGGLSVSGPSAYRNHAVRALLAAAEAYGRLPDVAISITKRIPVGAGLGGGSADAAGVLLGVNALWQLHEPPAAWETIASGLGADMPFCLHGGLAYGSGYGETITLVEDSSEVAQHYRSLGLLGETLIGAYRQQLPTAEVYAAFDRLGSCPDDTNDLQRASLTLHPRSREAIDLALGAGARHAFVSGSGPSVIACVDGGGVADAVRQAWLEGGAVDWIHQAESPAWPYVE
- a CDS encoding LytR C-terminal domain-containing protein yields the protein MTIPEPFDEREARKQFVRRRQKLVFTIAVAALVAVTVVCALFILGALGKTPQKTAAQQPNYGVAVPCAPANSTVANHPNVAVRVLNGTDKSGLGTAVMEALSNRGFSMTGSGDYPSKVEVQRTEILFGKNNIAKAYTVAAQFNDAIMRMDDRSDQLVDVVIGSTFNNLNSEKSIVAAGKPITSIEGCVSDANTMKDLPKAPEHDAVN